One part of the Arabidopsis thaliana chromosome 1 sequence genome encodes these proteins:
- the UBC1 gene encoding ubiquitin carrier protein 1 (ubiquitin carrier protein 1 (UBC1); CONTAINS InterPro DOMAIN/s: Ubiquitin-conjugating enzyme/RWD-like (InterPro:IPR016135), Ubiquitin-conjugating enzyme, E2 (InterPro:IPR000608); BEST Arabidopsis thaliana protein match is: ubiquiting-conjugating enzyme 2 (TAIR:AT2G02760.1); Has 35333 Blast hits to 34131 proteins in 2444 species: Archae - 798; Bacteria - 22429; Metazoa - 974; Fungi - 991; Plants - 531; Viruses - 0; Other Eukaryotes - 9610 (source: NCBI BLink).) encodes MSTPARKRLMRDFKRLQQDPPAGISGAPQDNNIMLWNAVIFGPDDTPWDGGTFKLSLQFSEDYPNKPPTVRFVSRMFHPNIYADGSICLDILQNQWSPIYDVAAILTSIQSLLCDPNPNSPANSEAARMYSESKREYNRRVRDVVEQSWTAD; translated from the exons ATGTCGACGCCAGCAAGGAAGAGGTTAATGAGGGATTTCAAGAGGTTGCAGCAAGACCCACCTGCGGGTATTAGTGGTGCTCCACAGGACAACAACATTATGCTCTGGAATGCTGTCATATTTGG GCCTGATGACACACCATGGGATGGAG GTACTTTCAAACTCTCACTGCAGTTCTCTGAAGATTATCCCAATAAACCACCAACAGTTCGGTTTGTGTCACGGATGTTTCATCCTAATA TTTATGCAGATGGGAGTATCTGCTTGGACATTCTACAAAACCAGTGGAGTCCAATCTATGATGTTGCTGCTATACTTACCTCCATCCAG TCCTTGCTCTGTGACCCTAATCCGAATTCTCCTGCAAACTCGGAAGCTGCTCGGATGTACAGCGAAAGCAAGCGCGAGTACAACAGGAGAGTGCGTGATGTTGTTGAGCAAAGCTGGACTGCTGACTAG
- the HB31 gene encoding homeobox protein 31 (homeobox protein 31 (HB31); FUNCTIONS IN: DNA binding, sequence-specific DNA binding transcription factor activity; INVOLVED IN: regulation of transcription; LOCATED IN: cellular_component unknown; EXPRESSED IN: 17 plant structures; EXPRESSED DURING: 11 growth stages; CONTAINS InterPro DOMAIN/s: Homeobox domain, ZF-HD class (InterPro:IPR006455), ZF-HD homeobox protein, Cys/His-rich dimerisation domain (InterPro:IPR006456), Homeodomain-related (InterPro:IPR012287); BEST Arabidopsis thaliana protein match is: homeobox protein 21 (TAIR:AT2G02540.1); Has 35333 Blast hits to 34131 proteins in 2444 species: Archae - 798; Bacteria - 22429; Metazoa - 974; Fungi - 991; Plants - 531; Viruses - 0; Other Eukaryotes - 9610 (source: NCBI BLink).) yields the protein MEIASQEDHDMPIPLNTTFGGGGSHGHMIHHHDHHAANSAPPTHNNNNTTQPPPMPLHGNGHGNNYDHHHHQDPHHVGYNAIIKKPMIKYKECLKNHAAAMGGNATDGCGEFMPSGEDGSIEALTCSACNCHRNFHRKEVEGELAATAMSPYHQHPPHRKLMLNHQKIRSAMPHQMIMPIGVSNYRYMHNNSESEDFMEEDGVTTASRSLPNLPYNQKKRFRTKFTPEQKEKMLSFAEKVGWKIQRQEDCVVQRFCEEIGVKRRVLKVWMHNNKIHFSKKNNINLEDNDNEKINNLNNVDLSGNNDMTKIVP from the coding sequence ATGGAAATTGCAAGTCAAGAAGATCATGATATGCCCATCCCATTAAACACTAcatttggtggtggtggtagtCATGGTCACATGATCcatcatcatgatcatcatgCTGCTAATTCTGCTCCTCCAactcacaacaacaacaatactaCTCAACCACCTCCAATGCCGTTACATGGTAATGGTCATGGCAACAattatgatcatcatcatcatcaagatccTCATCATGTTGGTTACAACGCTATCATCAAGAAGCCTATGATAAAGTACAAGGAGTGTCTCAAGAACCATGCAGCAGCTATGGGAGGCAATGCTACTGATGGGTGTGGAGAGTTTATGCCAAGTGGTGAAGATGGCTCCATTGAGGCTCTCACTTGCTCAGCTTGCAATTGCCACAGGAACTTCCATAGAAAAGAAGTGGAAGGCGAACTCGCAGCCACCGCCATGTCCCCTTACCACCAACACCCTCCACACCGAAAACTCATGCTCAACCACCAAAAGATCAGATCAGCTATGCCACACCAAATGATCATGCCCATTGGAGTCTCTAACTACCGGTACATGCATAACAACTCCGAGTCCGAGGACTTTATGGAGGAAGATGGCGTAACCACCGCATCTAGATCGCTACCAAACCTGCCATACAACCAGAAGAAGAGGTTCAGGACAAAGTTCACGCCGGaacagaaggagaagatgcTTAGTTTTGCTGAGAAAGTTGGGTGGAAAATACAAAGGCAAGAAGATTGTGTTGTTCAAAGGTTTTGTGAAGAGATTGGAGTGAAGAGAAGAGTGCTTAAGGTTTGGATGCACAACAACAAGATCCATTTCTCCAAGAAGAACAACATTAACCTCGAAGACAACGACAACGAAAAGATCAACAATCTCAACAATGTTGATCTGTCCGGTAATAACGACATGACTAAGATCGTCCCATGA
- the WHY1 gene encoding ssDNA-binding transcriptional regulator (WHIRLY 1 (WHY1); FUNCTIONS IN: DNA binding, telomeric DNA binding; INVOLVED IN: negative regulation of telomere maintenance via telomerase, defense response; LOCATED IN: plastid chromosome, chloroplast, nucleoid, telomerase holoenzyme complex; EXPRESSED IN: 21 plant structures; EXPRESSED DURING: 14 growth stages; CONTAINS InterPro DOMAIN/s: ssDNA-binding transcriptional regulator (InterPro:IPR009044), Plant transcription factor (InterPro:IPR013742); BEST Arabidopsis thaliana protein match is: ssDNA-binding transcriptional regulator (TAIR:AT2G02740.2); Has 106 Blast hits to 105 proteins in 26 species: Archae - 0; Bacteria - 0; Metazoa - 0; Fungi - 0; Plants - 96; Viruses - 0; Other Eukaryotes - 10 (source: NCBI BLink).), with protein MSQLLSTPLMAVNSNPRFLSSSSVLVTGGFAVKRHGFALKPTTKTVKLFSVKSRQTDYFEKQRFGDSSSSPSPAEGLPARFYVGHSIYKGKAALTVDPRAPEFVALDSGAFKLSKDGFLLLQFAPSAGVRQYDWSKKQVFSLSVTEIGTLVSLGPRESCEFFHDPFKGKSDEGKVRKVLKVEPLPDGSGHFFNLSVQNKLVNVDESIYIPITRAEFAVLISAFNFVLPYLIGWHAFANSIKPEETSRVNNASPNYGGDYEWNR; from the exons ATGTCGCAACTCTTATCGACTCCTCTAATGGCGGTCAACTCCAATCCTCGCTTTCTCTCTTCGTCTTCAGTACTCGTCACCGGAGGTTTTGCAGTGAAACGGCATGGATTCGCCTTGAAACCGACGACGAAGACGGTGAAGCTCTTCTCGGTTAAGTCTCGCCAGACGGATTACTTCGAGAAGCAGAGGTTCGgtgactcttcttcttctccttcacctG CTGAAGGATTGCCTGCTAGATTTTACGTGGGTCATTCGATATACAAAGGGAAAGCTGCGTTAACAGTGGACCCAAGAGCACCAGAGTTTGTGGCTTTAGAC TCTGGAGCTTTCAAGTTGTCAAAAGATGGTTTCTTATTGCTCCAGTTTGCTCCTTCTGCTGGTGTACGACAATATGATTGGAGCAAGAAACAG GTGTTCTCATTGTCTGTTACAGAAATTGGAACTCTAGTTAGCCTAGGCCCGAGGGAATCTTGTGAATTCTTCCATGATCCATTCAAGGGGAAAAG TGATGAGGGAAAAGTAAGGAAAGTGTTGAAAGTTGAGCCTCTCCCAGATGGTTCTGGTCATTTCTTCAACCTAA GTGTTCAAAACAAGCTTGTGAATGTGGATGAGAGCATTTACATACCAATTACTCGAGCAGAGTTTGCTGTTCTTATCTCTGCATTCAAT TTTGTCTTGCCTTACCTTATAGGCTGGCATGCATTTGCAAACTCCATCAAACCAGAAGAGACAAGCCGTGTGAACAACGCTTCGCCTAACTATGGAGGAGACTATGAATGGAATAGATGA
- a CDS encoding Leucine-rich repeat protein kinase family protein (Leucine-rich repeat protein kinase family protein; FUNCTIONS IN: protein serine/threonine kinase activity, protein kinase activity, ATP binding; INVOLVED IN: transmembrane receptor protein tyrosine kinase signaling pathway, protein amino acid phosphorylation; LOCATED IN: endomembrane system; EXPRESSED IN: inflorescence meristem, root, flower; EXPRESSED DURING: petal differentiation and expansion stage; CONTAINS InterPro DOMAIN/s: Protein kinase, catalytic domain (InterPro:IPR000719), Serine/threonine-protein kinase domain (InterPro:IPR002290), Leucine-rich repeat (InterPro:IPR001611), Tyrosine-protein kinase, catalytic domain (InterPro:IPR020635), Serine-threonine/tyrosine-protein kinase (InterPro:IPR001245), Protein kinase-like domain (InterPro:IPR011009); BEST Arabidopsis thaliana protein match is: Leucine-rich repeat protein kinase family protein (TAIR:AT2G02780.1); Has 96517 Blast hits to 51613 proteins in 1566 species: Archae - 24; Bacteria - 6061; Metazoa - 18233; Fungi - 1323; Plants - 64840; Viruses - 89; Other Eukaryotes - 5947 (source: NCBI BLink).) has protein sequence MHSSSKSQAFSLTFLLFLFLLPSVSESQLISSESRTLLEIQKHLQYPPTLRSWSNWTNFCYLPSSPSFKILCFNGHVTELTVTGNRTVKLPGRFSSDSLFTVLTKLSNLKTLSLVSLGISGPLPSQIIRLSSSLQSLNLSSNFISGNIPKEISSLKNLRSLVLANNLFNGSVPDLRGLSNLQELNLGGNKLGPEVVPSLASNLITISLKNNSFGSKIPEQIKKLNKLQSLDLSSNKFTGSIPRFLLSLPSLQNLSLAQNLLSGSLPNSSLCNSKLRILDVSRNLLTGKLPSCFSSKKQTVLLFTFNCLSINGSPSAKYQRPVTFCENEAKQAVAAVKSDTKDKERKEEDTGIELGLVIGIIIGVILVSAVLAGLVLVRMRKSRSKEEPLEANNVDQVTVCSNTTRSTTSKTVPDLRRVPQTMRSAVIGLSPYRVFSLEELEEATNNFDAENLCGEQLYKGCLREGIAVTVRCIKLKQKNSTQNLAQQMEVLSKLRHMHLVSVLGHCIGTYQDHHPYAGSTIFIVQEYISNGSLRDYLTDWRKKEVLKWPQRMSIAIGVARGIQFLHTGVAPGIFGNNLEIENVLLDETLTVKLSGYSIPLPSKVGAESPSNEDGEKEDVYQFGVILIQIITGKVIAAASSELGSLKLQLENSLRDEPSVLRSLADPCVRGTYAYESLRTTVEFAINCLCEDQRKRPSIEDVVWNLQYTIQVQQGWTSSENLGLGGSEL, from the exons ATGCATAGTTCCTCTAAAAGCCAGGCCTTTTCTctcacttttcttctctttctttttcttctgccATCAGTCTCAGAATCACAGCTAATATCAAGTGAATCAAGAACTCTATTAGAAATCCAAAAGCATTTACAATATCCACCAACTCTTCGATCATGGAGCAACTGGACCAATTTCTGCTACCtcccttcttctccttctttcaaaatcctctgtttcaatGGTCATGTAACTGAATTAACCGTCACGGGGAACAGAACCGTTAAGCTCCCCGGAAGATTCTCAAGCGACTCACTATTCACTGTTCTTACAAAACTCTCAAACTTAAAGACATTGTCTCTGGTCTCTCTTGGCATCTCTGGTCCTCTCCCTTCACAGATCATCAGGTTATCTTCATCTCTTCAATCTCTGAATCTCAGTTCTAATTTCATCTCTGGGAATATTCCTAAAGAGATCTCGTCGTTGAAGAATCTGAGAAGTCTTGTTCTAGCGAACAATTTGTTTAACGGAAGTGTTCCTGATCTCAGAGGATTGTCGAATCTTCAAGAGCTGAATTTAGGCGGTAATAAACTCGGTCCTGAAGTTGTTCCTTCACTTGCAAGTAACTTGATTACTATTTCATTGAAGAACAACTCTTTTGGATCAAAGATTCCAGAACAGATCAAGAAGCTGAATAAGCTTCAGAGCTTAGATCTTTCCTCCAACAAGTTCACTGGCTCAATCCCAAGATTCCTGCTTTCGCTTCCTTCGCTTCAGAATCTAAGTTTAGCACAAAACTTGCTGAGTGGATCACTTCCAAATTCATCGTTGTGCAACTCCAAGCTTAGAATTTTAGATGTTTCTCGGAATCTTCTGACTGGGAAGCTTCCATCTTGCTTCTCTTCCAAGAAACAGACAGTACTGCTCTTCACATTCAATTGCTTGTCTATAAATGGTTCTCCTTCTGCAAAGTATCAGCGTCCAGTTACCTTCTGTGAAAACGAAGCAAAGCAAGCAGTAGCTGCTGTGAAGTCTGACactaaagataaagaaaggaaagaagaagatacaggAATCGAACTTGGATTGGTGATTGGCATTATCATCGGTGTGATCCTCGTTTCAGCGGTTTTAGCTGGCTTGGTTTTGGTTAGGATGAGAAAATCAAGATCAAAAGAAGAGCCTTTGGAAGCAAACAACGTCGATCAGGTCACTGTTTGCAGCAACACCACCAGGTCCACCACATCAAAGACAGTACCAGATCTAA GACGTGTACCGCAAACCATGAGATCCGCGGTGATTGGACTATCACCATACCGAGTTTTCTCTTTGGAGGAACTGGAAGAAGCAACCAACAATTTTGATGCAGAGAATCTCTGTGGAGAACAG CTGTACAAAGGTTGTCTTAGAGAAGGCATAGCAGTGACAGTGAGGTGTATTAAGCTGAAACAGAAGAATTCAACACAGAATTTAGCTCAACAAATGGAAGTTTTATCAAAGCTAAGGCATATGCATTTGGTCAGTGTTCTTGGACACTGCATTGGTACTTATCAAGATCATCATCCTTATGCCGGAAGCACTATTTTCATTGTCCAAGAATATATCTCTAACGGGTCTTTGAGGGATTACCTCACCG attggagaaagaaagaggtgTTGAAATGGCCTCAGAGAATGTCGATAGCGATTGGAGTTGCTCGAGGAATACAGTTCTTGCACACAGGAGTGGCACCAGGAATATTTGGGAACAATTTGGAAATAGAGAATGTTTTACTTGATGAAACACTCACTGTAAAACTCAGTGGTTATAGTATTCCTTTACCATCCAAG GTTGGAGCGGAGAGCCCTAGTAATGAAgatggagagaaagaagatgtgTACCAGTTTGGAGTGATACTAATTCAGATCATCACAGGCAAAGTAATAGCAGCTGCATCTTCAGAGTTGGGGAGCTTGAAGCTTCAGCTGGAGAACAGTTTGAGAGACGAACCATCGGTGTTGCGTAGCTTGGCAGATCCGTGTGTGAGAGGAACATATGCATACGAGTCATTGAGAACCACAGTAGAGTTTGCCATTAACTGTCTTTGTGAAGATCAGAGGAAGCGGCCATCGATAGAGGATGTTGTATGGAATCTGCAGTACACAATTCAAGTGCAACAAGGATGGACAAGCAGTGAGAACCTCGGGCTTGGTGGTTCAGAACTATAg
- a CDS encoding glyoxal oxidase-related protein (glyoxal oxidase-related protein; FUNCTIONS IN: molecular_function unknown; INVOLVED IN: biological_process unknown; LOCATED IN: endomembrane system; CONTAINS InterPro DOMAIN/s: Galactose oxidase/kelch, beta-propeller (InterPro:IPR011043), Galactose oxidase, beta-propeller (InterPro:IPR015916), Immunoglobulin E-set (InterPro:IPR014756), Glyoxal oxidase, N-terminal (InterPro:IPR009880), Domain of unknown function DUF1929 (InterPro:IPR015202); BEST Arabidopsis thaliana protein match is: glyoxal oxidase-related protein (TAIR:AT3G57620.1); Has 1265 Blast hits to 1255 proteins in 183 species: Archae - 0; Bacteria - 321; Metazoa - 2; Fungi - 244; Plants - 682; Viruses - 0; Other Eukaryotes - 16 (source: NCBI BLink).) translates to MTQERFKNNLNAVVISFFFFFLCSTSDLLLPRSPLAILTGGRWDLLQPSVGISAMHMQLLHNNKVVIFDRTDYGPSNVSLPSQTCQNATVFDCSAHSILYDVASNTFRPLTLRYDTWCSSGSLNASGSLIQTGGYGNGERTVRVFTPCDGGVGSVSCDWIENRAYLSSRRWYSTNQILPDGRIIIVGGRRAFNYEFYPKDPGESVFNLRFLAETRDPNEENNLYPFLHLLPDGNLFIFANRRSILFDFVNHRIIKEFPQIPGGDKRNYPSTGSSVLLPLFLTGDINRTKITAEVMVCGGAPPGAFFKAARTIPKIFVAGSRTCGRLKVTDPDPKWVMEQMPSPRVMSDMLLLPNGDVLIINGAANGTAGWEDATNAVLNPILYLPEEPDQTRRFEILTPTRIPRMYHSASLLLSDGRVLVGGSNPHRNYNFTARPYPTELSLEAYLPRYLDPQYARVRPTIITVELAGNMLYGQAFAVTFAIPAFGMFDGGVSVRLVAPSFSTHSTAMNQRLLVLRVRRVSQLSVFAYKADVDGPTNSYVAPPGYYMMFVVHRGIPSVAVWVKI, encoded by the coding sequence ATGACGcaagaaagattcaagaacaacCTTAACGCCGTCGTGatatcattcttcttcttcttcctctgttccaCGTCGGATTTGCTCCTTCCACGTTCACCGTTAGCTATTCTCACCGGCGGGAGGTGGGATCTTCTGCAGCCGAGTGTAGGTATATCCGCAATGCACATGCAGCTTCTACACAACAACAAAGTCGTCATCTTTGACCGTACGGATTATGGACCTTCGAATGTTTCTCTCCCTTCTCAAACCTGCCAAAACGCCACCGTTTTTGACTGCTCTGCTCATTCAATACTATACGACGTCGCTTCAAATACCTTTCGCCCACTTACACTACGTTACGACACGTGGTGCTCTTCCGGTTCTTTAAACGCTTCCGGTTCTTTAATCCAAACCGGCGGTTATGGCAACGGCGAAAGAACTGTACGGGTTTTCACACCTTGCGACGGAGGAGTTGGAAGCGTTTCGTGTGATTGGATTGAGAACAGAGCGTATCTCTCCTCTCGCCGGTGGTATTCCACCAATCAGATTCTTCCCGATGGTCGGATTATCATCGTCGGCGGAAGAAGAGCTTTCAACTACGAGTTTTACCCCAAGGATCCGGGAGAATCCGTTTTCAATCTCAGATTCTTGGCGGAGACGAGAGATCcgaatgaagaaaacaatctttatccgtttcttcatcttctccccGACGGTAATCTCTTCATCTTCGCCAATCGGAGATCGATTTTGTTCGATTTCGTCAATCACCGAATCATCAAGGAGTTTCCACAGATTCCCGGCGGCGATAAACGGAATTATCCCAGCACTGGCTCCTCCGTGCTCctccctctctttctcaccGGAGACATTAACAGAACGAAGATAACTGCTGAGGTTATGGTATGCGGCGGTGCTCCGCCGGGAGCGTTCTTCAAAGCGGCGAGGACGATTCCTAAAATCTTCGTCGCGGGATCACGCACGTGTGGGAGATTGAAAGTGACCGACCCGGATCCGAAATGGGTCATGGAGCAAATGCCATCGCCACGTGTCATGTCTGATATGTTACTGTTACCAAACGGTGACGTTTTGATCATTAACGGTGCTGCTAACGGAACCGCTGGTTGGGAAGACGCGACGAACGCTGTTCTCAACCCGATTTTATACTTACCCGAGGAGCCTGACCAGACCCGGAGATTCGAAATTCTCACCCCGACTCGAATCCCTAGAATGTACCATTCGGCGTCTCTTCTTCTGTCAGACGGCAGAGTCTTAGTCGGAGGAAGCAATCCTCATCGAAATTACAATTTCACGGCGAGGCCGTACCCAACGGAGCTCAGCCTCGAGGCTTATCTCCCGCGTTACCTGGATCCACAGTACGCACGTGTGAGACCGACGATCATCACGGTGGAGCTCGCCGGGAATATGTTGTACGGTCAGGCTTTTGCCGTAACGTTCGCGATTCCGGCATTCGGAATGTTCGACGGAGGGGTATCGGTGAGGCTCGTGGCGCCGTCGTTCAGCACTCACTCAACGGCGATGAACCAGAGGTTGTTGGTTTTGCGCGTCAGGCGCGTGAGTCAGTTATCTGTTTTCGCTTATAAAGCTGACGTGGACGGGCCTACTAACTCCTACGTGGCACCACCTGGGTATTATATGATGTTCGTGGTTCACCGTGGAATTCCGAGTGTAGCTGTTTGGGTTAAGATTTAA
- the AT59 gene encoding Pectate lyase family protein (AT59; FUNCTIONS IN: lyase activity, pectate lyase activity; INVOLVED IN: plant-type cell wall organization; LOCATED IN: endomembrane system; EXPRESSED IN: 9 plant structures; EXPRESSED DURING: L mature pollen stage, M germinated pollen stage, 4 anthesis, C globular stage, petal differentiation and expansion stage; CONTAINS InterPro DOMAIN/s: Pectin lyase fold/virulence factor (InterPro:IPR011050), Pectate lyase, N-terminal (InterPro:IPR007524), AmbAllergen (InterPro:IPR018082), Pectate lyase/Amb allergen (InterPro:IPR002022), Pectin lyase fold (InterPro:IPR012334); BEST Arabidopsis thaliana protein match is: Pectate lyase family protein (TAIR:AT2G02720.1); Has 1736 Blast hits to 1725 proteins in 285 species: Archae - 2; Bacteria - 722; Metazoa - 0; Fungi - 281; Plants - 703; Viruses - 0; Other Eukaryotes - 28 (source: NCBI BLink).), whose product MAAAFLNLGGYVFVFFSSFLAIVAPQVRGNVAVFDSYWTQRQSDALKQTIGSYDPHPLNVTNHFNYHVNIAVDASESRNDTRRELTQVRSGRKTHKSSGKCLAYNPIDNCWRCDRNWANNRKKLADCVLGFGRRTTGGKDGPIYVVKDASDNDLINPKPGTLRHAVTRDGPLWIIFARSMIIKLQQELMITSDKTIDGRGARVYIMEGAGLTLQFVNNVIIHNIYVKHIVPGNGGLIRDSEAHIGLRTKSDGDGISLFGATNIWIDHVSMTRCADGMIDAIDGSTAVTISNSHFTDHQEVMLFGARDEHVIDKKMQITVAFNHFGKRLEQRMPRCRYGTIHVVNNDYTHWEMYAIGGNMNPTIISQGNRFIAPPNEEAKQITKREYTPYGEWKSWNWQSEGDYFLNGAYFVQSGKANAWSSKPKTPLPNKFTIRPKPGTMVRKLTMDAGVLGCKLGEAC is encoded by the exons atggcAGCAGCTTTCTTGAATCTTGGCGGCTatgttttcgttttcttctcttcgttCTTAGCTATAGTGGCCCCACAGGTTCGAGGCAATGTTGCTGTCTTTGATAGCTACTGGACGCAACGACAAAGTGATGCATTGAAACAAACCATCGGCTCTTACGATCCTCATCCACTTAACGTCACCAACCATTTTAATTACCATGTCAATAT agCAGTGGATGCATCGGAATCAAGGAACGATACAAGGAGAGAGCTTACTCAGGTGAGAAGTGGTCGTAAAACGCACAAAAGCAGCGGAAAATGCCTAGCTTATAACCCGATAGACAACTGCTGGCGATGCGATCGTAACTGGGCTAATAACCGGAAGAAACTAGCCGACTGTGTGCTCGGATTCGGCCGGAGAACCACCGGAGGAAAAGACGGACCGATATACGTCGTCAAAGACGCGTCTGACAACGATCTTATCAACCCTAAACCAGGAACGTTAAGGCATGCAGTGACTCGAGACGGACCGCTTTGGATCATATTCGCAAGAAGCATGATCATAAAACTGCAACAAGAACTGATGATAACGAGCGACAAAACAATCGATGGAAGAGGAGCTAGGGTTTACATCATGGAAGGTGCTGGATTAACGTTGCAATTTGTGAATAATGTGATCATTCACAATATTTATGTCAAGCACATTGTTCCTGGGAACGGTGGGTTGATCAGAGACTCTGAGGCTCACATAGGGCTTAGGACAAAAAGTGATGGTGATGGAATCAGTTTGTTTGGAGCAACCAATATTTGGATCGACCATGTCTCAATGACAAGATGTGCAGATGGTATGATCGATGCTATTGACGGCTCCACTGCTGTAACTATTTCCAACAGTCATTTCACCGACCACCAAGAG GTGATGTTGTTTGGGGCGAGGGACGAACACGTGATCGACAAGAAAATGCAGATAACGGTTGCGTTTAACCACTTCGGTAAGCGATTGGAACAGAGAATGCCTCGTTGCAGATACGGAACGATACATGTGGTGAACAATGACTACACACATTGGGAAATGTATGCAATTGGTGGGAACATGAACCCTACAATTATTAGTCAAGGCAATCGTTTCATTGCTCCTCCTAATGAAGAAGCCAAACAGATTACAAAAAGAGAGTACACACCATACGGTGAATGGAAATCTTGGAATTGGCAATCAGAAGGAGATTACTTTCTCAACGGAGCTTATTTTGTGCAATCCGGAAAAGCAAATGCGTGGAGCTCTAAACCGAAAACCCCGCTCCCAAACAAGTTTACAATTCGACCTAAACCGGGAACGATGGTCCGGAAACTTACCATGGATGCAGGAGTACTTGGCTGCAAACTTGGTGAAGCTTGCTGA